A region of the Arenibacter antarcticus genome:
CAAAGGGAGGTTCTCGCCGAAAGCCTTGATGAACCAATGCAATTGGCCATTTTACCGAATGGGGATGTGCTTTTTGTAGAGAGAAAGGGAGCTATAAAATATTACGGACAGGACCATGGAGAAGTAAAGCAAATAGCCCATATAAATGTTTTTAGTGGTATAGAGGACGGCCTTTTGGGTATGGTGTTGGATCCGAAATTCGCAGAAAACAATTATATTTATTTGTACTATGCCGTTGCGGGTGACAAAGCTGTAAATCGCTTATCCAGGTTCCAACTTAAAGGGGAAGATTTAATCCTTGATTCGGAAAGTATTGTATTAGAAATCCCTACCCAACGTAAATACTGTTGCCATTCTGCAGGTTATCTGGCCTTTGATAAGGATGGATCCTTGTATCTATCAACCGGGGATAATACCAATGCAGAGGAAACGGAAGGTTATACACCGGTGGACGAAAGACCAGGCCGACATCTATCCGACGACCAGGCCACAGCTGCAAACACTGATGACCTAAGAGGAAATATTCTTAGGATAAAACCCTTGCCAGAAGGGGGATACGAAATCCCGGAAGGCAATCTTTTTCCAAAAGATGGCTTATCGGGCAGACCGGAGATCTATGTAATGGGAGCGAGAAACCCCTATAGATATAGTATAGATCCCAAAAACGGATACCTATATTTTGGAGATGTTGGACCAGACACCAAGGCCATTGCCTCTACGGGAGAGTTTATGAGCTTCGATGAAATCAACCAAGTTAGGGAACCCGGTTTCTTTGGTTGGCCTTATTTTTTGGGGAACAACGAAATATTCCCTAAATATGATTTTGACACAAAGGAATTGACACCAGGCAAGGACCCTTCAAAACCGATCAATGCTTCACCAAACAATACAGGCGAACGAGAATTACCCGCGGCAACACCGGCCATGATTTGGTACGGAAAAGGTAGATCGGCAAAATTCCCTTTAGTAGGAAGTGGAGGTGCAAGTCTAATGGCAGGTCCGGTCTTTTATAATGAAAACTATAATGAAGCACCTTATAAGCTCTCCGATTATTATGATGGCAAGTTATTTATCTATGAATGGATAAGAGGTTGGATCATGGCGGTAACATTTGATGAGGAAGGAAACTATCAACGTATGGAGCCGTTCCTTGATCATTTAAAATTTGATGCACCCGTAGATATGCAATTCGCGCCAGATGGTTCTATTTATATATTGGAATATGGCACCAATTGGTTTTCAAAGAACACCAATGCAAAATTGGTGCGTTTAAGATATATGGAAGGAAATAAGAACCCGATCGCCAGTATGCAAATGGATAAGCAATACGGCGCAGCTCCTATGAACATTAAATTGTCCGCAGAAAGTAGTAAGGATCAAGAGACGGAAGCTTATCAGTATATATGGTCTATAGATGGGCAAACCTTAGAAGGTCACAGTATTGATTATACCTTTAAAAAGAACGGAGTCTTTGAGGTGCAATTAAATGTTATTGATAAAACTGGAGCTGTAGGTAAGGCTTCTGGTAATATCTATGTAGGCAATTCAATGCCAGAGATCACCATCCACACCAATTCCAATAGAAGCTTTTATTGGGATGATACTCAGTTTAATTATGATATTGAGATAATAGATAAGGAGGAGGAAATCGATCCAAAAAGAATACATATCGCTTTCGGGTATATTGCTCGTGGCAACGATGTAGCGACAATTCTTTCTACAGATAAAGACGTTGACAACTTTGCCCATATTCAAGGAAAGCAGCTGGTGAACAGTTTGGATTGCAAATCTTGCCATTCCTTGGACAAGGAATCGGTAGGGCCTACTTACTTAGAGGTGGCTGAACGATACAGGGAGGAGAAGGAGGCACTCAGTTATTTGTCTCAGAAGATCATAGCAGGAGGAAGTGGTAATTGGGGGGAACGGGCTATGTCGCCTCACCCAGCTCTAGCTGCTAAAGATGTTGAAGATATGGTTAACTATATTTTAAGTCTTGGAGAGGAACAAAAGAGAAAACCCTCCCAGGATACGGTTTTATTAAATGAGCATCTTGGTAAAGGTATTGAAGGAGCATATTTATTAAATGTTTCTTATAAAGATAATGGGGCCAACGGTATAGAACCGCTTCAAGGGAACAGCTACATCTTGTTGAAAAACTCACTGGTCCAAGCAGAGGATTTTGACCAGGGCAATGTCTCCATTCGAACCAATACCACAGCATTTCAGAGCTATATAAGCAATATTTCAGATGGAAAATACATCAAATTCAATTCCATAGATCTTACCCATATCAAAAAATTGGTATGCAACATTCAGGCCATTGGGCTCGGTGGTGTAATAGAATTAAGGTCCGGCAAAATAGATGGTGATCTGTTAGGCAAAGTTGACGTTCCAGCACGAAAAAAAGGTGCTACGGATGTAAAATGGACCACATTAGAAATGCCTCTGAAGGAATCCGAAGGGGAGCAAGATCTATATTTTGTATTCAAGGGAAGTGGAGCTAACTTATTCCATTTGGATTGGATCCGATTTTTCAATAAATAAATACCACAACCAACCTTATAACTACTAAATAATGATGCAAAAATCTGTTCGTCTCAAGTTGTCCTTCTTAATGTTTATGGAGTATTTTATCTGGGGGGCCTGGTACGTTACAATGGGCACCTATTTGTTTGCCAATTTGGATGCAAGTGCAGTTCAGGTCGGATCTTCCTATGCAAATTTGGCCATAGCTGCAATTATCTCCCCTTTTTTCGTGGGATTGATTGCCGATCGCTATTTTGAGGCCCAAAAAATAATAGGAGTACTGCATATTGCAGGGGCTATAGTTCTGTATTACGTAAGTACTGTCACGGATTTTAATGAATTTTGGTGGTTGATCTTGTTGTACACGATTCTTTATATGCCCACCATGGCCCTGGCGAACTCCATTTCCTTTCATCAGATAAAAGATGGGGGCAAAGAGTTTCCAATGATCAGGGTGTTTGGCACTTTGGGATGGATTGCCGCAGGTTTGCTCATAGGCTTTACCGGACTTGAAAGCTCTGTACTTACTTTTCAGATAGCCGCGATTGGGTCCTTAATATTGGGAGTTTTTAGTTTCTTATTGCCAAGAACCCCAGTAAAGGAGAAAGTAAATACCAGTCTATCATCGATTTTAGGTCTGGATGCCTTAGTTTTATTTAAAAGCAGATCATTTGTAGTTTTCTTTTTAGCTTCTATTGCCGTCTGTATCCCGCTTTCATTTTACTATAGTTTTGCCAACCCCTTCCTCAACGATATTGGGATGGAGAATTCGGCTGCCAAAATGACCCTTGGCCAGATATCTGAATTTGCCTTTATGTTGTTGATCCCTTTACTGTTCCGAAAATTAGGTGTCAAGAAGATAATTATGATCGGGATCTTGGCTTGGATCCTTCGTTATTTAATGTTCGCGTTCGGAAATATTGGGGCCAATGTATGGATGCTTTATATGGGTATCGCATTGCATGGGATTTGTTACGACTTCTTTTTTGTTACTGGACAGATCTATACGGATAAAAAGGCGGGGAAATTCATCAAAAGTTCAGCGCAGGGAATGTTGACCTTTGCCACCTATGGGGTGGGGATGCTCATCGGTTCCTATTTATCAGGGATATTGACCGAGGAGTTTGTGGCGCCATCCACCAGCAGTTTTAGTTATGACTGGAATATGGTGTGGATTGTTCCCTGCATTATTTCCGTTCTGATCCTTTTATTATTCACACTGTTCTTCAAGCAGAATAAAACTAAAGAGTTACCTGTAACCGATAAGATTTTATTAAAAGAACCCTTAATCTAAAATGTATGAAAAAAAGCAATAAAATTCGCGTCCTAGTAGTTGGATGTGGCAATATGGGTGCATCTCATGCGATGTCCTATCACCTCTCAGATGGTTTCGAAATATGTGGTCTGGTATCGAGAGGCGAAAGCAAAGTGGAATTAAACGCGAAATTGGGAGGTAAATATGAGCTGTACGATGATTTTGAAACTGCTTTGACGGAGGCCCAAGCAGATGCCGTCTGTATTTCTACCTATCCGGATACCCATGAAAAATACGCCATAAAAGCTATGGAAATGGGATGCCATGTTTTTGTAGAAAAGCCTTTGGCGGATACCATAGAAGGTTCGGTCCGAGTGGCAGAGGCCGCAAAAAAGTATAATAAAAAATTAGTGGTCGGCTATATTTTGAGATACCACCCCTCTTGGGAGCGATTTATAGAATTAAGTCATGA
Encoded here:
- a CDS encoding PQQ-dependent sugar dehydrogenase, with protein sequence MMKYICSLIISVLTFVGCQPVRKETRILLLEGAKQSIAIDMIKTNPKSDQWDFMDTDGGSLLSEEFPTNSSAIVMGVKDINALDYKAFPRLKRYLEAGGGGIVIVRDTVYIDNGHSWIKNFLEGTDDSRLKQDAGRLALLGSDHSTDQLVEALEYAIGANYKPNFKKATTLLVPDKELYQREVLAESLDEPMQLAILPNGDVLFVERKGAIKYYGQDHGEVKQIAHINVFSGIEDGLLGMVLDPKFAENNYIYLYYAVAGDKAVNRLSRFQLKGEDLILDSESIVLEIPTQRKYCCHSAGYLAFDKDGSLYLSTGDNTNAEETEGYTPVDERPGRHLSDDQATAANTDDLRGNILRIKPLPEGGYEIPEGNLFPKDGLSGRPEIYVMGARNPYRYSIDPKNGYLYFGDVGPDTKAIASTGEFMSFDEINQVREPGFFGWPYFLGNNEIFPKYDFDTKELTPGKDPSKPINASPNNTGERELPAATPAMIWYGKGRSAKFPLVGSGGASLMAGPVFYNENYNEAPYKLSDYYDGKLFIYEWIRGWIMAVTFDEEGNYQRMEPFLDHLKFDAPVDMQFAPDGSIYILEYGTNWFSKNTNAKLVRLRYMEGNKNPIASMQMDKQYGAAPMNIKLSAESSKDQETEAYQYIWSIDGQTLEGHSIDYTFKKNGVFEVQLNVIDKTGAVGKASGNIYVGNSMPEITIHTNSNRSFYWDDTQFNYDIEIIDKEEEIDPKRIHIAFGYIARGNDVATILSTDKDVDNFAHIQGKQLVNSLDCKSCHSLDKESVGPTYLEVAERYREEKEALSYLSQKIIAGGSGNWGERAMSPHPALAAKDVEDMVNYILSLGEEQKRKPSQDTVLLNEHLGKGIEGAYLLNVSYKDNGANGIEPLQGNSYILLKNSLVQAEDFDQGNVSIRTNTTAFQSYISNISDGKYIKFNSIDLTHIKKLVCNIQAIGLGGVIELRSGKIDGDLLGKVDVPARKKGATDVKWTTLEMPLKESEGEQDLYFVFKGSGANLFHLDWIRFFNK
- a CDS encoding nucleoside permease, which encodes MMQKSVRLKLSFLMFMEYFIWGAWYVTMGTYLFANLDASAVQVGSSYANLAIAAIISPFFVGLIADRYFEAQKIIGVLHIAGAIVLYYVSTVTDFNEFWWLILLYTILYMPTMALANSISFHQIKDGGKEFPMIRVFGTLGWIAAGLLIGFTGLESSVLTFQIAAIGSLILGVFSFLLPRTPVKEKVNTSLSSILGLDALVLFKSRSFVVFFLASIAVCIPLSFYYSFANPFLNDIGMENSAAKMTLGQISEFAFMLLIPLLFRKLGVKKIIMIGILAWILRYLMFAFGNIGANVWMLYMGIALHGICYDFFFVTGQIYTDKKAGKFIKSSAQGMLTFATYGVGMLIGSYLSGILTEEFVAPSTSSFSYDWNMVWIVPCIISVLILLLFTLFFKQNKTKELPVTDKILLKEPLI